The bacterium genome contains the following window.
TCAATGTATCTAGAACCTCCTCTTCTGCTGTTGTTGGGATTCCAGCTTCAACCACTCCAAGCAATGAGACTTCTCCAAAAATATGTCTTGGGGACAATTTACCAGTTGAATCTTTCTCTATGATGCCATCATCAATCAATTTATTAACTAATTTAAATACGGCATTCTTTGACTTAAAACTAAGCAAGGACATTATCTCTGAATAACAAGGCATGCGCCTGTTGCTTCTATAAAAGTTTGTTATTTTTTGTTTATAATCTTCGTAGGACATTATTAATTATTTTTATTTTACTCAGCTCATTGAATTCACATTCATTTTACCAGAGACTACAGGAAGAAAGAAGCTAGAGCGAAAGTTCTGGCCATTGATGCCTCCCCTTCAATTTTTCTCAATTGACTTACCAAATGTCTATGACGGCGTGACTCTTTCTCGTAAGACTGATTACGTATTATTTTTTTATCAATAGCATTGTTTAGTGACTTAACCTCTCTTCTTATTTCAAACATCATTGTCATTTTGCTCATATTATTTAAATTAATTATTGTTATTAATATAAATATATTATAAGTGAACGAACGTTCACCGTCAAACATTACAGAGAAAAATGTTGTGGATAACTCAAAACTCCACTTAAGAACCTAGATTAAGCTGATGATTCCTCCTGCATTAACAATATTAGTAAAATCCATTAATTTTAATAAACGCACAGCTTTCTCTGATCTTGCACCAGACATACAGTAAGCATAGATTTTAGAATCTCTAGGCACATTTGGAACCTTCCCATATTCAATATCTTCAACACTTAGGTTGATTGAATTTGGCAGTGAAAACTCTGCAAACTCTTCCTTTGATCTCACATCCAAAAGATATGCATTACCAGCCTTCACTTCCTCGTGTATTTGATGTGTATCAATTTTTTCTGTCATAGATATATTATATGCTATTTTTGGAAAAATAAAAAACACCAGATTGGTGTTTTTTGAGTTGTATTTATTTAACTAGAATTTAATTTATATTTTTATTGTTGATGTTGTTGATGTTGCTGATGTATTTTGTTTGACTTTTTTAGGAGTCTTTATTTTTTTTGATTTATTATTTTGTATCCTTACTGATGTTGACGTAGGTGTTATTTTTTTTGTTGATATTTTAGCCTTTAAATTAACTTTTCTTTGTGCGGCCGTAAGCTTTGGAGATACTACCTTGTTTTGAGTTAAGACCACTTGGGTCGATGTAGAATTTACATCACTAGCAAGAGATACTCCTCCACTTACAGCAAAAAGAACGACAAACGGGGCTGAAATAGCTAAATTTTTAAAAGCTTTTCTTAATTTCATTTGATTATTTTAATTGCACCATACTGTTTATAATATTGTATGACTTCATAGCCTTACACTTGTTATTACGCTGGTCTGAAATATTTCTTTCATTTTTATCTGAGTTTTTTAAATGCTCTCTTATATCCGCTACGGCAGGAGCATATTTAGCGCTATCCCAAGGAAGAACATAGCAAGCACTCATTACTCTTGTCATAGAAGATGAAGCTATTCCATTTCCACTAGTGATACCAACAACTCTAATCTGAGATGACGTGGATATTAGATCTAGACTTACATCAGGAATATAATCGGAAGATATCGTCCATAAATTACCGGTGAAATCTTTTAGAACAAAAGTTGAACTACCATCGGAAAATGAAATAACCTCTCCAGAAAGCACTCCTTTATCTGGCTGATTCCAAGCCTGCCTTCTCGTAAAGTCTGATGATCTAATAAACATATTGTTTGTTGTAATATTTTCATCAATTAATCTTGAAATTCCAAACTCATGTAAGGCTACTCCTCCCGCAATATTTGCAACTAATCCAAATAAAAGCACTATACTAAAAGAATACTTATAACCCTTATTTGTATGTCGATAATTTTCATATCCCAGGAATGCAAATGTGGCAAATAAGACTATCCATATATATGGTGTCATCTCTAGTATGAACTCGATGATGCTGTCGTGAGTTATTTCATAAATTTCAGACTCTGAATTAGTAAAAGTAAAAATCATCACAGAAAAAGCTATAGACCCAATTATCAATGACAAAACAAATAAGGACCAGAAGGCTTTATTTCTAGCAGAGAAATAATACTTAGACGTAGGTTTTATTTTATTTTTTTCGATAAGCCCCAACACCTTAGCTTCCAGATTTTCATCTTTTTTTGTGTATGTATTGCTATTTATTTGTGTTTTTATTTTATGTTCCATGTTTTTATTTTTGAATCGAATTTTCAAGATGTTTTAATTTAACCCCCAATCTCTGTTTGGCCCTTCGGATAAGTGTTGCGACCGAACCTGTTGGAATTTGTAAAATGTCAGATATATTTTCATAGTCTCTGTCTTCAAAGTATCTGAGGACTAGAACGTCTCTATATTTCTGATCGATTTCTAAAATTGCCTTACCTAATAATTTGGAATTTATTTTTTCATCAATTTCCTGAACCAAATCGATATTTTCATCTTCAATTCTAAAGATAATTTCCTCGCTATCGTCAATCATGTTACCTTCCGGTCTCGCCTTATTGTGCCTAAAAAATGAGATAGCCTCATTGTGAGATATTCTGTAAATCCAAGAAGAAAAAGAAAGGTCCTTATTGAAAGAGTTTATATTTTTATAAATTTTTATGAAAACATCCTGAAGAAGATCTTCCATATCCTCATCCTTATAAACACCAATTCGCTTAAGGTACCTTGAAAGTGGGGCTTGATATCTGTCAATTAAAACAGACATAGCTCCATGTTTTGACGCAATAAGTAGTTCTACTAGCTCGCCATCTGTTTTTTTTGAGATATCGTCCATATTCTATATAATACAAAGCTCCTAATACAAAGCTCCACAGGATACTACATATATTACTACGTATAATAAAGTATCTAATTTCAAATAGCTACCAAGAGCACAAGTTTGAATATTTAGAATTCTGTCAGAAATCAAAACAAGCCAGGTTGAACAACCTTATTATTACCCTTGACAATAAACATATTCCATAATATAATATGAAAAGAGTTACCGCCGAATACTCCACTAGGTAAAAGGGTGTCATCGAACCCGAGTCACCTGTGTGGGTTACTCGTTTGACATCTGGGCTTGTGCCACGTCACCTGAA
Protein-coding sequences here:
- a CDS encoding RNA polymerase sigma factor, yielding MDDISKKTDGELVELLIASKHGAMSVLIDRYQAPLSRYLKRIGVYKDEDMEDLLQDVFIKIYKNINSFNKDLSFSSWIYRISHNEAISFFRHNKARPEGNMIDDSEEIIFRIEDENIDLVQEIDEKINSKLLGKAILEIDQKYRDVLVLRYFEDRDYENISDILQIPTGSVATLIRRAKQRLGVKLKHLENSIQK
- a CDS encoding rhodanese-like domain-containing protein, with product MTEKIDTHQIHEEVKAGNAYLLDVRSKEEFAEFSLPNSINLSVEDIEYGKVPNVPRDSKIYAYCMSGARSEKAVRLLKLMDFTNIVNAGGIISLI